ACTTTTAAGGACTTTAGACTTCCTTGactaaatgaacaaaataacttgacttgactttgacTTGAGATCCAATGACTCGAGACTTGACTTGAACTGCATGACTTTATaacaagtaattaaattactattatataaatattcattgcaTCGATTGATAAACAGAATGTAAGTTCACCGGCACCAGTGATCAGAGTCTGTGAGATTGCGTGATGCTGCACAAGCACAGACAAATCATACGGCGCAGTGAGCGCGCCAAAATCAGAGGGTAGAAAAAATCTCACAAGATCGTTTCTTTAGGATATAAACACTTCGAAACTGACCATATTCATTAAAGGAGATTTGCTGTATGCATAACAACTGGAAAGGGATATCAGACACGACCATCACAACCTCGAACTTCATTCAGCACTTCAAAAAGTAAGCTAACCTGATCGTTATAGTTCATTTGACTAAGTCTAGAGGTCAAAACAGCATGCTTCTTTATtcaaaaattatacattttcgaTCGTAGCTAGACTgtcaatacattaaaataatagttcATGATGGTTTTGTTATTAACGTGATGTAAATTTGCTGACATTTGCCAGTTTCTTTTAAAGTGCTTTAATGCCAAATATGTCGCTCTTTCTAATGACGAAAAACAATATACAGAACTGATAACAGTGTTTTATATTGGGGCAAAATGCCAACAGAATTAATAAAATGCACCCAATATTCAAGATATGGTGGCAAAAATGGCCTAATAtgagttattttttatataacatatgatattaaacaatattTCCAGAATATTAGCGCGATTGCACAGTAACATTGATATACAACAGTAACAGTAacattttagacaatattgtcaatattctctgtttttgttctatttctcCAATGACAGTTCCAAACAAGCCACAATGTACGCAGTTTGTGGCAAGCAGTTCAGGGGCGGATCTAGAAAATTACTTATAGGGTGGCAAAGGGGTGGCATGAGGTTTATGAGGGGTGGCAGCACCAAAGCAAGCGCTCATGCATAGTTTTTGGAGGTTTATGGCCTGACTTACACAATTATGTTCACAAATATTGCATTACCACAAAGCAATCAtctatactgtttaaaattaaaaataaataacaagattTCAATATCCATCATGGCACCAAGTCAAGAGAGATGagcagttttattaatattacatagGCTACTTCGATGGTATAAATCACATGTTTTAGTGCAAGTTAAAGAGCAACAAAAACTTTAGCATTTCCACAGTTTTGCAATTTTTGAGTGTCTGTTCtgttatgactttcttctttctgatgaacacaatctgagatattttaataaatatcctgacacttacaagctttataatggcagtgaacagtatgagctgaagaaagctTGCCTCCATAACaaacaaagagctgatctgaggtcctaaaacACTGAGTTCTGTCTACATAAGCGTGGAGAGCACGTACTGGACAGAGCAGcaccagggctgggtctgcctcctccgttGGCAGCGCTTGCATGTTCACCACCTGATCTCTAAAAGGAGTGGTGGGAACTTTGGGCAtgtatccaggccggggtctcaagATAACGTGAGAGTTACCCAAATTCCAGGCACGCTTTATCAAGTGAAAATGCCTACAGGTCCCCAACCCTCTTAATAGGTGCCAAAGCCATCAGGAGTGCcgtttttaaagaaagaaacttCACTTTACTTTTAATAGAAATATCACAGGCAAATGGTTTTGCTTTCAGTTGAGATGTTGTTGGTGCTTGTCATCATGTAGGCGCAGGTTCCTCAGACTCTGTCCACTGTTGTGGTTTCACTGAAGCTGTGATTCGATTGGTCATCTCTGCTGTGGTGGTTGTGGCTACTGTTGCCATAGTGGTTTATGACATCACATCAAGAAGAGGAGAAGAGAAGCAGTGAAAACAGATTTCAACAGCCGAGCTTGACTTTTGCAATGTATATGCTAATTAAACAATAGCACACAAGCAAAACTGCTGCTGTGTTTGGTCTGTGTTTTTGCCCAGTTTTTGCCATTCAGACTGATCAACATTACCAATATTTTTATGaccaatatttataataataataaaaataataaatagcctatttatAAACATTTGGAAATAAAAGTTAACCAATATTAACAAATCAGTAACTGTTAaactgttaaaacagtcaaGCCAAATATGATCTACTGTATCTTGCCAATGTTcgtgtaattttacatttaataaaaagaaGCATAAGAGTACAGAAACCTGAATACTGGAATGATTGGAAACTGTAGctaacacaaaaaaatgtgagaaacaagaaaaagaaaaaacaaacagtttgagaaatgagaaaatataagcaacaacaacaaaaatgtgtcaaacCTTTGAGCTTCTTCAGTTCAGATGTGAATGAAAACCCAGTGAAACTGCCCTAGTAAAATTTTACTGAATAAGTCcttttatttagtaaaataGTTACCAACCTGAGAATAATTTTCCCTGATATTATTTCAGCAATCATGTTGTATGTTTTCCATCAGCTGTTTAGAATCAGAACTAGCCAAACGAATTACTCTTTTGATCTAATTGGTGAAACGGGTTTGCAAAGTCCTGAAATTGTTCTCAGCAATACCactaatttgattaatttggaCAGTTTACTCATGCACTGAATCATTTGCAGAGGTTTATTGCatcataatacatatttttaaagatgCATACTTAATAAAGAGCACTAGTGCTGGAACTGTGCCCCAGTTCTGATGAATCTAGAAACGCTCCTGGCCAAAACAATGAGTCAACTGCTGATGAACATGGTTCACAtggttgtttttctttttatactTGAGGATGTTGGATGGTAAGTATCTTTAAGGCTATTAGTTTTAttgaattataaataattatgtggtttagtaaacactgttacaaagactacaaactcacacaaaaaggaaagagtaaaactgcccaactaaagaaaacactgatcaccaaaatggtgaccaaacattttcaataaaacatcaacatctaaacctctgttaattcacaaaaagaacttctgctgagatcttgagagatttattgtcttcttttatcttcagttgatttcaggctgtgtggctttaagtcagttgtagttgtgtttcattttttgagAGTTCAAGCATGatgttgaaccaacatcacattgtaacagtgattcaatgccattaccattgattttttttgttgaaatttcaacattttttcaacattaattgcgggtgcaaaagtgatattgattcaatgcggttaacgttgacacattaacattgatttaacattatttcGATCATTGCTTGCTATCTGGGCCAGAGATATAGCAATATATATACAAAGATATAAGAGATATAAGCAAATATACATCATAGCATTAGACATTTCATTTAGTAGTCACATTATCCCTGTAAAAGTAggcaaatttttttttcactatcgTGCAACACTGAAGTAGTAGACTGAGCAATAAGGAGAGGCATTTGCACAGTTGACTACGTTTAAAACAATTTGCAGGAAATTACACTACCAATTTGATATTATCATCAAATTGTAAATGAGTAAATTTTTTAACATACTTTGATTTATATGCATAATGTTCTAAATTAACTGAAAGTTGATTTTTGAGTTCAAAATTGCATCGGTGTCTTTCACATCTATAACTTTAGATGTTATTTGGAAAGGCCTTATAAACTCCACCTGACCAGTAGGGGGCACAAATTATGTAAAAGCTACGTCATTCGGCCAAAGTAAACGCATTTACATTATTGCAGACATTTCGATTACGTTTGTTTCATTGAAAAGTTTGTACTAAGACGATAAGAAGTGATACAATTAGGACAGGGTTTGGCAACCTGCATGCCAAAGGGTTAACCATTGAGCGAGAGAGATTAATATTATCATAGTCATTTATTTTCACACCTGGTAATACCAAATACATCTTGCAGTAATCATTAGTCTGTTTTATTCAGGTATGATATATATACGGGAAGTATGTAGTTTCCAAAGTCATTCACACATCCACAAAAAGAGACAAAACCCTCAACAGTTTCATTTGCAACCACATGTTTATTGATTCAGCACAGGTGTGTCGGTGCTGTTGTGGTTGGGCAGGTAAAGAGGACTGCAGATGGATGGATTTACAGTTCAGACATCACTCTGTAGGCGTTTGAAGGACTGAACCGTGGGGCAGACGGCGCCCCAGTCAACGGGCTTACGATATTCCCCCTTCTCCAGTAGGTACTGGCGCCCCCTGTAGTTTGGGTGCTCGTAGAAGATCCAGATCCCATCCAGCACCTTACAGGAGTGGACCTCGCGTGTACGGAAGCGGTCCACCACAGATGGACAGTCCTCGGTGGTCTCGTACACCTGGCCGGCAAAATCTCCTTTGTCATAGAGTTGGATCTTGTACTCAGAACCGCTTACCTGGAGAGGAAGGGACACCTATTGAACATCAAATACGTATTACACAATGTTTTGCAATGCATGTGTGCGACTTACAAAGTGGATCATCTTGCAGGAGCAGAGGCGGTCGTTCAGACCCATCCAGCGTTGGTAATCTGGGTACTCACCCCGGGTCAGAACATACTGGTAGCCCATGAAGTTGGGCCTCTCGTAGACCACCCAAGACCCACTCTCCACGCGGATGGAGTTACACCGGTTCAGGTAGGCATGGAAGTCCGAACAGTCGCTGTCGCACTCATACCGACGGCCCTGGAAGTTCTTGTCCTCGTAGAAAATGATCTGTATGAAGGAGACATTGGAATATTTATTTCATCCTTggatattgttttaataaactaCCTCTGGTTACATCACAGatctatatattattaaaaaaataaataaaaacttgcATTGCAATTATGCCAATAAATGATCAATAATCAGAGCAGAGTGTCCTGATCACTTTCGTACTCACCCGGCCCATTCTGTAGAGGTTCAGCTGGTGGTGGCGCCTGTGGAGGGGGTAGAGGTGTGGAGCTGTGCTGGTTCAGGCCCGTCCCACTCTGGCTCTTTTATACCCAGACATCTCTCTGTAAAGAGGACATTCGCTTTGTCATGAAAATCAGATCCAAAAATTGAGTCAGTGCTTTCTAGAAAAAGACAGGTGGATTATGGGGTATAGAGATGGCAACGTGCACAGGGGTCTGTTTGGATGTGTGTTTTTTCAGCTGTGTTGGTAGGTATGCACACACATCCACATGCACTCATATTGACATTTTTGGTTTTCTGTGAACCAACTTCCTATACAGAATGTTTAACCATTCTAGGCTACACAACCGCTtgtagtaaaaaaacaaacaaacatgtgtaATACACTTGCAAATGTGTGTACATGCAAGCTCGGATACACACAAAATGCCATTCCTGGCTGCGAGCTAAAATCTCTGCCAAATTTCAGGGGATTAGATAAGCTTATATGGCTTCAATGTGACCTACTTCCACCCAAAAACACACAGGCAGTTTTCCCTAATTATTTGCTTATTCATGTATAATACATACATATTCTTTACGACTAGCAAAAAACGGCTACTATGGCTACCAAATGTAGTAAATGCTCTTAGAGGACTTAActagtatataaaaatatatattttaagcataaaccttTTGATAGATGGCTAGAAGTGTCCAGAGAAAACAAAATCAGCACTCGGATGTTAAAGACACTAACAGAGGAAGATAATGGAGCTAAATATGCTGCTAGCTAGCTGGTTCAAGTtgagaaaataaattatgattCCAGAtcaataatacattaatattcatgaaataGACAATATTCTGCATTTGTTGAGATTCTAAAGTGTGCAAAAAGTCTACAATTTGCTATCCCATAATGCCATAGGAGTTGAGGATAAATACAAAATGGCGGAGAGCTAAGCTtatctttttaaatgtaagtgCTATAGGTACTAAGAAAGTCAGTAAGTAATActgtattttacagtgtcattgttacatgtgTTACAtgcagttactatagtaataactataaatgatgcataatttcatgcaactaaccctaaaccaaaccaaacctgAATCCTAACCCTGTAGTAAGTAgttagtacttaaatgtataattacagtgtaataaAGACACcttcaaataaagtgtaacctaaaaAATGTTCTTCATCAAATTCAGTACATGCTCGTAGTATGAACAAAAGGGAAACTTTTTGTGTGCCCTGCATGTTCGTTAATGATCACTAGGAAGCAGCATTCATCTTTTCTTCATAACACTTTAGAAATAGCAATACCCTGGCAGTTAACCACAACAATGTAGcatatagcatattttcttcagaaaatgctaaaataTCTTACAAACACTATTTGTGTACTAATGGAGATCTTTTAGCCTGGTGTAAAATATCTTTCTGAAGTTGAGTAAAAAATTTTGGATTAGTTTTTGACACTAGTTGTCGCTTTTCAGATTCAGAATGGGTTTTGCAGTTCATATATTCACTTAAAGTTATTATTCATGATTCAATCTTCCTGTAACCTAAATCTTCCACCTATGAGCCCCACATcccaaaatatcaaagcatatgtGCTAACTATTCGTCATAGCTTTGACACCAATTACTTGTACTTCTCTGTTAATATGAATAGCAAACACTTGTTTGCTTTAGCATCTAAATTATTTGGTTTTTGCTATCAAGCTTTGGCATTGCATTTCTCACCATTAACTAATCAAGAGGACATCTCAAAACTCATTTTTCTTCTGCACAAGGGGTTTTGGGCATGTTTAACATAGAAAAAACAATGCTAGCCTGCTATTATTGATTGTGGAACATATTTTGTATATCTGTATGAAACGTGTTAATTCActttcatttgtcatttttgttctgttctgttccaGGGTTAACTGGGACGTCCATGTTGTGTTCTAGTTTTCCAAGCACTCAGGTCTATATATTGAAGTGTCTTTGGACAGCTTTCCTCATAACATAAATAGCTCATCTGGAAATAATAATAGCTTTATTAGCACCTGTCATACAGTGTATAAGCCAAATCACTCAGCAGGGCACAGCTTATGGATATtatacagattaaaaaaaaaaaaaaatgtttcacaaaAAGCAACATAGTCATCTCGAAAAAGAATGTTGAATACAGATAAAATTCAGAAAGTTAGCAGGAAAGGTTTCGATTTGAATCCTCTAAAGTGCATATCAATCAAGCATCTTTACCAATGCATACAGTGTAATTTCTCTTCGCATTTCTTAAAGTGAGTCACAATCCCTTGGGTAGGAGATGAAAGGTTATCCTATGACACCAGAGTGTGCATTACATAAACTAAAATGCTAACTAAGCCCATTGAGGTGATATTCATATTTCAGGGATATAGATTCATTTAGATTTActtcaaattaaatatatgtattcatttctttgttgCACCAGGAAGAACCCCATGTATTTAcagtacaacaacaacaaccagaGGTAGGGTTTGTAATAGGGGTTTAACGTAACACGTATTCACACCAAACCGTTTCGGTACAGGGCTTTCGGTACAGTGCACGTGTGTACCGAATGCATTACATTGCAACATTAAGGTCTCCTGTTAATAGCAATAAGCTCtgcgttttgttactttcgataagaaacaaagcGTAAtccttcaaattctgtccacgaaattcaaacagaaaatcaaagtgaacgcgatcatctctttctctttaaTAGCCTGcctaaacatgaatgaacatctaaagatatgttgaaagatacagtacaacttactgaaacggtCACATCTcttgtaatcgctcaatcagtgtttcaacggtgaaaagacataaaacaaaaacagcctgtaaacaatatgtcacatagcatttacctcagaaaagccattcagtgtccacagcttgttagttcgccaGAGAAATTAACTCTTTCGCTTtttatatgcactatattagcctatatgttcattatattttacttaacctgttagtgatgtcttgattatttaatgtatgtttaaagaAATCTGTCGTgaaaatgacagccactgtgtataaatgattatatttcaacaattaATTGgagtaaaacttaattttataattagattttaaagttaatgttgtttattgttAAGTTAattgttatttgagtgttgattattaaaaataaatagcgattgaatttaggctaataGCTTGGGCTCAGTTGttcaagtaagggctccctacAGAGTTTATAGCATTAGCAGAGataatttttttatccttaagaaacttttataatatatttaaagacagagacacaatttgttcagtaaaccactgtttaataaaaaaagaagaagc
The DNA window shown above is from Ctenopharyngodon idella isolate HZGC_01 chromosome 10, HZGC01, whole genome shotgun sequence and carries:
- the crygs1 gene encoding crystallin, gamma S1, with protein sequence MGRIIFYEDKNFQGRRYECDSDCSDFHAYLNRCNSIRVESGSWVVYERPNFMGYQYVLTRGEYPDYQRWMGLNDRLCSCKMIHFVSGSEYKIQLYDKGDFAGQVYETTEDCPSVVDRFRTREVHSCKVLDGIWIFYEHPNYRGRQYLLEKGEYRKPVDWGAVCPTVQSFKRLQSDV